A region of the Geomonas subterranea genome:
TGGAAAACAAGGGGCTCAACGTCTTCAACTCGCGCTACGTACTGGCAAGCCCCGAAAGCGCCACCGACGACGACTACCAGGCCATCGAGGAGGTGATCGGCCACGAGTATTTCCACAACTGGACCGGCAACAGGATTACCTGCCGTGACTGGTTCCAGCTCTCGCTGAAGGAAGGGCTCACCATCTTCCGCGACCAGGAGTTCTCCGCCGACATGCAGTCGCGCCCGGTCAAAAGGATCGCCGACGTGCGGAGCCTGCGCAGCGCGCAGTTCTCCGAGGACGCCGGCCCCCTGGCCCATCCGGTGCGCCCCGAATCCTACGTTGAGATCAACAACTTCTACAGCATGACCGTGTATCACAAGGGAGGCGAGGTGATCCGGATGCTGCAGACCCTTCTGGGGCGCGAGGCCTTCCGGGCAGGCATGGACCTGTACTTCGAGCGCCACGACGGGCAGGCGGTGCGGGTGGACGAGTTCGTCCAGGCGATGGCGGACGCCGGCAAGCGCGACCTCTCCCAGTTCATGCTCTGGTACGATCAGGCGGGGACCCCGGTTTTGACGGTCAGCGACGATTACCGCCCCGACGGGAGCTACACCCTGACCGTGACCCAGAGCTGCCCGCCGACTCCGGGCCAGCCGGAGAAGAAGCCTTTCCACATCCCGCTCGCCATGGGGCTTTTGGACCGGGAAGGAAACGAGCTGCCGCTCAAGCTTTCGTGGGAGTCGGAACCGGCGGGGAAAACGCGGGTCCTCGAGCTGAGACGGGAGACGGAAACCTTCACCTTCGTCGGACTCAAGGATCGCCCCGTGCCGTCGCTTTTACGCAACTTCAGCGCCCCGGTGAAGCTGGTGTGCCCGTACAGCGACGATGACCTCACCCTGCTGATGACTAACGACAGCGATCCCTTCGTGCGCTGGGAGGCGGGACAGATCCAGGCGGTGAAGCTGATCATGGAGCTGATCGCCGACATCCGGGGGGGGCGGGAAGCGCAGGTGCCGGAGCGCTTCATCGAGTCCTTCAGAAGGCTCCTTTCCGACGACCGCCAGGACCGTGCCTTCCTGGCCGAGACGCTCGCCCTCCCCACCGAGAGCTACCTCGCCGAGCAGATGGCGGTGATCGACCCCGACGCGATTCACCAGGCGCGGGAGCTGGTGCGGGCCGCGGTAGGGCAGAGGCTCGGCGCGGAGCTCGCCGCCGTGCGGAAAGCCTGCGCCCCCAAGGCCCCCTACCGCCCCGACGACGGGCTCGCCGGCTGCCGCAGGCTCAAAAACCTCTCCCTTTCCTACCTGATGGCGGCGGGGGGGCAGGAAGCCATCGACGCCTGCATTGCCCAGTTCAAAAGCGCGGACAACATGACCGACAGCCTGGGAGCCCTCTCCCCGCTGGCCAACTGCGCCTGCCCCGAGCGCGAGGAGGCGTTCGCTTCCTTCTACCAGTGCTGGCGCGGCGACCGCGGCGTGATCGACAAGTGGTTCTCCCTGCAGGCCTCTTCGCGTCTGCCCGACACGATGGACCGGGTGCTGGCGCTTTTGGAGCACCCCGACTTCGACGTCCGCAACCCGAACCGGGTCCGCTCGCTGGTGGGTGCCTTCAGCCAGGGGAACCAGGTTCGTTTCCACGACGTGAGCGGCAGGGGATACCGCTTCCTTGGCGACCAGATCCTGCGTCTGAACGGGATCAACCCGCAGATCGCCGCCCGTATGCTCACCCCTTTCAGCCGCTGGCGCCGCTTCGACCCGGCACGCCAACAGCTCATGAAAAAGGAACTGGAGCGCATCCTGGCCGAGCCCGGCCTGGCGCGGGACGTCTACGAACTGGCGGCCAAGAGCCTGTAGCGGCTGATGCGCCGAGCGACAAAAAAAGCGTCGTCCCTGGATGGGGCGACGCTTTTTTGTCATTTCTGGGGAACGCGGGGCGGGAGGGAGAGCTACAGCCAGCGCTTGTTTTTGAAATAGACCAGCATCCCCCCGGCCAGCACGAGGCAGATGACGAACACGACCGGATAGCCATAGCTCCACTCCAGCTCGGGCATGTGCTTGAAGTTCATGCCGTACCACCCCACGACGAAGGAAAGGGGCATGAAGATGGTCGCGATGATGGTGAGGACCTTCATCACCTCGTTGAGACGGTTGGAGACGCTGGAAAGGTAGATGTCCAGCATGCCCGAGAGCATCTCGCGCAGGGTCTCCAGGGTGTCGAGCACCTGGACGGTGTGGTCGTAGAGGTCGCGCAGGTAGATGACCGTGGTGTCGCGGATCAACTGTGAATCGCGGCGCTGCAGGCTGCTCGCCACCTCGCGCAGCGGCCAGAACGCCTTGTGCAGGAAGAGCATCTGACGCTTGAGCCGGTAGATAGTCTGGACGGTCGCCGTGGTGGGGTTGTCGATCAGTTCGTCCTCGACGTCCTCGATCCGGTCCGCGAGCTTCTCGAGGATCAGGAAGTAGTGGTCCACGATCACGTCCAAAAGGGCGTGCAGCAGGAAGTCCGGCCCCATCGCCCGCAGCCGCGCCTTCTCGTTGACCAGCCGGGCGCGCACCTGTTCGAACACATCCCCTTCGAGCCCCTCCTGGAACGAGATGAGGTAATTCTGTCCCAGCACCAGGCTCACCTGCTCGCTCTTGATCTCCCCCGTCCCGTCATCGACCCCCAGCATCTTGAGCACCACGTAGAGGTATTCCCCGTAGTCGGCCGCCTTGGGGCGCTGGTCCGTGGCCAGTATGTCCTCGAGGACCAGCGGGTGGATCCCGTAGCAGCTTCCGAAATGTCGCAGTACCTCGACGTCCGAGAGCCCCTCCACGTTGATCCAGGTGACCCCGGGGATACCTTTTTTGATCAGGCACTCGTCCAGCGCGGTGACCGGGCGCTTTTCCAGGCGGGTCTCGTCGTACTGCACCAGATCGACCCTGGTCGCGCCCCCCTTGTCACGCCCCATGTGGATCAACGTGCCGGGGGCAAGCCCTGCCTTTTTAGAGCGGTGCTTTATCGATGTCATGACACTCCTGAAACGGCAGAAGCCGTTCTACGTTCTACGTTCAAAGTCAAAGTTTGCAGCGAGGCCAGTCCCATCCCTCTCCCTCTGGGAGAGGGTGCCCGTAGGGCGGGTGAGGGAGGGGGGACAAGCGTCACCTGCCGGATTAGCTGCGCCCTCACCCGGAGCTCATCCTGGATCAGAGAAGACTTAAGGGTGGAGGCCGGCCAGCGTCATGATCCGGTCCCACTCTTCCTTGCGCACCGGCTGCACCGACAGGCGGCTGCGGTTCAGTAGCGCCATCTCCGAGAGTTCGGGGATAGTCTTCAGTTCAGAAAGGGTAACGGGCCGCGGCAACTCACGCACGAACCGCACATCCACCATGTACCAGGTTGGCTTCTCCGGCGTGCTCTTGGGATCGAAGTACTTGCTGTTCGGGTCGAAGGAGGTGAAGTCGGGGTAGCCCCCCCTGACCACCTCCGCGATCCCCACCACCCCGGGCTCCGTGACGTTACTGTGATAGAAGAGCACCCGGTCGCCGACCTGGATCTGGTCACGCAGGAAGTTACGCGCCTGGAAGTTCCGGACGCCGTCCCAGTGCTCCGTGGCACCGGGACGGTTCTTGAGGTCATCGAGGGAGAAGCTGGTGGGTTCGCTCTTGAAGAGCCAGTAGTTGGGCATGTTGCTTTCCTTTCTCATCGTCTCTAGGTGGCGAGGGGGGGGAGGGGACTGCCTGTAGGGGCGAATAATCATTCGCCCAGCCCGGCGTGCCCCTCCTCTAATGCCCGCAACCACGCAACGGGCGGCAGCATCGGGCGAATAATTATTCGCCCCTACGGGTGTCCGTGTTTCTTGCGTTTCAACAGTTTCAACAGCTCATCCGCCGTAAGCGTATTGAGCACGTCCTCCCGCTCCAGCCATCCACGCTGGGCGACCGCGATGCCCCAGGGGAGGGTATCGAACTGGAGCTTCGCGTGGGTGTCCGTGTTGATCGCGATCTTCACCCCCAGCTCCTTGGCGCGGCGCACGTAGCGGTCCTCCAGGTCGAGACGCAGCGGGTAGGAGTTGATCTCCAGCGCCGTCCCGGTTTCCCTGGCAACCTGGAGCACCTCCTCCATGTCCAGCTGGTACCCCTCCCGCTCTCCGATGATGCGTCCGGTGGGATGCGCGATGATGTGCACGTAGGGGTTCCTCATGGCGGCCACGATGCGCGCGGTCATGACTTCCCTGGAGTTGTTGAAACCGGAGTGGATGGATGCTACCACCACGTCGAGTTCCTTGAGCACCTCGTCCGGGAAATCCAGCGTCCCGTCGCCGTGGATGTCCATCTCGGTGCCGTGCAGCAACCGGAACCCCTTCAGATCGCGGTTCAACTCACGGATCTCCTCCTGCTGCTCGCGGAGCCGCTCCACGGTCAGGCCGCGGGCCACCCCGAGCCCCTGGGAATGATCAGTCACCGCGATGTACGAAAGCCCCCGCAGCCGGGCCGCCTCCGCCAGCTCCGCGATGGCATGGGCGCCGTCGCTCCAGCGGGAATGGACGTGCAGGTCACCGGTTATCTGCTCCCTGGTGATCAGCTGCGGCAGTTTCCCGGCCTGCGCCGCCTCGATCTCGCCGCGGTCTTCACGCAGCACCGGCGGCACGAAGGGAAGCTCCAGCAGACGATAGACGTCCTCCTCGTTCTCCCCTCCCAGGCGCACGTTGTCCTCCTCGCGGAAGATACCGTACTCGTTGATCTTCAGTCCCCGTTTCTGCGCCATCTCCCGCAACCGGACGTTGTGGGCCTGGCTTCCGGTCAGGTAGGCGAGCGCGGCGCCGTAGGAGAGAGGCTCCACCACGCGCAGATCGACCTGCACCCCTTCCCGGATGGTCACGCTGGCCCTGGTCGGGCCGCGCATGATGACGTCGTGCACCTGGGCCAGGTTCAGGAAGGCCTCCATGACGCCCGCCGGATCGGGAGAGGTCGCCACGATGTCGATGTCCTTGATGCTGTCGCGCCGGCGCCTGATGCTCCCCGCCACCTCGATCCGCTCCAGCGGCGCCTGCTGCTTGAGCGCCGCCACCAGCTCTTCCGCTGCCGGGAGCATACGTCCCAGCGGTTGCCGCTCCCGGCCCCGCTTGACCGCCTGGATTCCCTTGAGGATGTTCTCCTCGGTCTTTTCCTTGATCCCCTTGATGCCGATCAGCCGGTGTTCCTGTGCCGCCCGCTCCAGCTCCTCGAGGCTGCTGATGCGCAACGCCTCGTATATCGCCTTCGCGGTCTTCGGCCCCAGGTCGGGCACGGCCAGCATGGTGAAGACGCCGGCCGGAACCTCCTTTTTCAGCTCCTCGAAGTGCGCCGTGGTTCCGGTTTGCAGATATTCCTCGATACGTGCGGCCAAGTCCGCACCCACCCCCGGAATCTCCAGGAGCTCCTTGTGCGACATCTGGGCCAGATCACGGTTCAGCCCGTCCAGGTTGAGCGCCGCCCGGCGGTAGGCCCTGATCTTGAAGATGTTGTCCTGCCGGATCTCCATGATGTTCGCGATCTCTTCGAACATCCGGGCTATCTCTCGGTTCTTCATAGAATCCCCCGGCACCCACCGAGTTCTATGCTCTACGTTCTACGTTAAAACCCGTGCCGATCCTTGGTAAAAGTCCCCCTTTGGCAAAGGGGGATTTAGGGGAATTTGCCCTCACTTCCCGGCCTGGTCCCCCCAGAGTTCCTTGAGCCGGTGATCACGGCCGCAGCTCAAGCGGTAGTAAGAATACCGCAGAGGATTCTTCTTGTAGTAATGCTGGTGATATTCTTCGGCCGGGTAGAACTCGGTCGCCGCAACGATCTCGGTCTGGATGGGCGCCTTCAACTGCCTGCTCTTCTCCAGTGCCTGTTTGGACTGCAGGGCCAGGCGTTTCTGCTCCTCGTTGTGATAGAAAATGGCGCTCCGGTACTGGTGCCCGACGTCGCAGAACTGGCGATCTTTCACGGTCGGGTCGATGTTGTGCCAGTAATGGCTGAGCAGCTTGTCATAGCTGATCTTCGCCGGATCGTAGAGCACCTGCACCGATTCCGCGTGGCCGGTGCCCCCTGCGGATACCTCTTCGTAGGTCGGGTTCTTCACCTGGCCGCCGGTATAGCCGGACGTCACCGAGACCACCCCCGGCAACTCGTCGAAGGGATGCTCCATGCACCAGAAGCAGCCGCCGGCAAAAGTGGCCTTCTGCAACTGCGCAGCCGACGAGGAACCTGCCAACGCCAGGATGAGCAGAATGGCGCTCGCCAACAATATCGGACCTCTCATGTCAATGCCTCCCCCAAAACCACACCTGCCTCAGCGCAAAGACGGGGAGGCACGGCCCAAGACAAGCAGTCGAAGAGTCTTTGGCAGCTTCCTTTGCACCTCCGCGGCTTGGCGCCTTTGCGTTAGAGCCTTCGGTTTCTCTCTCAGTTTCCCCATTTGCTATCTTACTTGGTGGCCACGAACTGTAGGGCCGCGGAGTTCATGCAGTAGCGCAGCCCCGTCGGTTTGGGACCGTCGTTGAATACGTGTCCCAAATGCCCACCGCAGCGACGGCACAGCACCTCGGTCCGCGTGCTGAAGAAACTGCGGTCGGTTTCGGTCTTCACGTTTTCCTTCACTATCGGCTGGGTGAAGCTGGGCCAACCGGTGCCCGACTCAAACTTGTCCTCTGACTTGAACAGGTCCAGCCCGCACCCGGCGCAGCGGTAGATGCCGTGATCGTGGGTCGCAGCGTACTTGCCGGTAAAGGCCCGCTCGGTCCCCTTTTCCCGAAGGATATGGTACTGCTCCGGGGTGAGTATCTTCTTCCACTCCGCGTTCGTCTTCACTACCTCGTCGGACATGATATAGCTCCCCTTTTCCGCCGAATACACCTTGATACGGGAAGCGGCGTCAGCTTCGATACCAATGGCCGCCGCTACAAAGCATAATAGACCGAGGATGAATTTCGCATTCCTCATGACGTTATCTCCTGCAGGTTATTGAAACATCTCCTCTTGCACAGCCCTTAGGATAACACAGGGGGCGGAATATTGCATGACGGGCTCCTACTGAAGAAAGCGGTGGAAGTGCCGAAAAGTTATCATCCCCTTTTTGGCTTGAATGGGGGCGACTTATCCTTAATAATAGTTGACGTTGCGAGCAACACTTCGGAGGGTACATGAAGGCACTTATTGCAGTCCTGATGTTTTTTATGAGTGCGACGGCCGTTTCCGCCGAGTTCTACACCTGGAAGGATGGCAGCGGGACCAGGTTCTACACCAACAGCCTGAACGAGATTCCCGCCCGGTACCTGAAAAAGGCCCGGGTCCTCGATGTGGCGACCGGCAAGCTGGGAGGATTGGCAACGGCACAGCCGGCCACTCCTGCGGCATCGGCCGCGCCAGCGCGAGGCGCCGCTCCCGCGCCGGCCACTCAACCGCTACTGGTGCAACAAGCCCCGGGTCAGCCGGGAGAAACGGCGCCGGCAGAACCGGCACAGCCGGGTCCGGCCGGCGTGGCGGGCGCTGCAGGTGCTCCCGTAACCGCCCCCCCCCCGACCGCGCCAGTCGTTGCACCCGCTCCCACCGCACAAAACCCGACCCGCCCCGCAGGGAGAATGTCCCGCAGGGAACTGAGGGCACTAGGGAGGCGCAGCAACAATACCGGCGAGGAGTAAGCCGCCGGCAAGGAGCCCTGATGAAAACAGCAACCGTGATGTTCCTTCTGCTGTCACTGGCCGGCACAGCCGGCGCGGACGACCTCGTTTGCCGGGGAAACATCGTCAGCACCCAGGGTGAAGGGATCGTGGCGCGCAAGCACCGCTTCGAGGTCGCCGACGTCACCGGGAGCGACATACAGGACGTCCTGGAAAAGTGCAGGAGGATCGCACTGGAGCGACAGGCACGGGCGGCCCGGAAGAATCCCGGCGGCAACTTCACGTCTGTCTCCGAGGTGGAGTTGCGGTGCGCCAAAGGGACCGAACGGATCGAGGTGCGCCGCAGACTGCAGACCAGGTAGCGGCAACGCGAAAGGAGAACCATCACAAGAGAAGCCCCCCGGGCTTCTCTTTTTTTAATTGTGATACTATTTAGTCTTAATTTGAATTTCCACCCACGTTGTGCCGATAAGAATGCGGGGTGCGTTTCCCGCCGCTCCGCCAGATCCCCACGATATAGACGACTTACCTTCTGATAGCACGCTGCACCAGGCAAAATCCAAAGCTGCACCATAGGAGAACAGGATGAACATTCATGAGTATCAGGCCAAGGAGATACTGAATTCATTCGGCATCCCCATCCCCCGTGGTCGCGTTGCGCTCACCGCCGACCAGGTGGAGCGGGCGGCCAAGGAGATGGGGGGGCGCTGCGTGGTGAAGGCGCAGATCTACGCCGGCGGCCGCGGCAAGGCTGGCGGCGTCAAGCTCGTGCACCATCCGGAGCAGGCCCAGGAATACGCGAAGGAACTGTTCGGCAAGACCCTGGTGACCCCGCAGACCGGCCCGGAAGGGCTCAAGGTGCGGCGCATCCTGGTGGAGGAGGCGGTCGAAATCGCCCGCGAGTTCTACCTCTCCATCACATTGGACCGGAGCACGTCCCGCTACGTCCTGATCGCCTCCGCTGAAGGGGGGATGGAGATCGAGGAGGTCGCGTCGAGGACGCCGGAAAAGATCCATACGCTGGCCATCGACCCCTTCCTGGGGCTCAGATCGTACCAGGCGCGGCAGATCGCCCTGCAGTTGGGTCTCTCCGGGAGCGTCTGCGAGGACTGCGTCAACCTGATCCAGAACCTGTACCGGGTCTGCCTGGAGAAGGACTGCGCGCTGGTGGAGATCAACCCCCTCGTGGTGACCAGGGCCGGCTGGCTCATGGCCATGGACGCCAAGATCACCTTTGACGACAACGCCATCTTCAGACATCGCGAATACCCGGACATGATGGACTACTCCCAGCTCGACCCGCTCGAGATCAACGCCGGGAAATACGACCTCGCCTACATCAAGCTCTCCGGCTCCATCGGCTGCCTGGTCAACGGCGCCGGCCTCGCCATGGCGACCCTGGACGTGCTCAAGGAGTACGGCGGCGAACCTGCCAACTTCCTTGACGTCGGAGGCGGTGCGACGCGCGAGAAGGTGGCCGAGGCCTTCAAAATCATCCTGCAGGACGCGGATGTGAAGGGGATCTTCGTCAACATCTTCGGCGGCATCATGCGCTGCGACGTGATCGCCCACGGCATCATCGAGGCGGCAAGTGAAGTGAACTGCACCCTCCCGATCGTGGTGCGCATGGACGGCAGCCAGGTCGAGGAAGGGAAACGGCTCCTCACCGAGAGCGGCCTGAACGTCCAGTGCAGCGACAACCTGGGGGACGCCGCCTCGAAGATCGTCGGTATGCTGGGATAGCACTCCCCCTCCCTTGACGGGAGGGGGTCGGGGGGTGGGTGAAGCAACAGTCGGAGTGCACTGTGGCGTCCTTCCCCACCCCCTACCCTCCCGCAAGGGGAGGGGATCATATTCGGGAGACAAGTTATGTCCATACTGATCAACAATGCATCCAGGATAGTGGTCCAGGGGATTACCGGCCGCAGCGGCCTCTTTCACACCCAGCAGTGCCGCGAGTACGGCAGCAACATCGTTGCTGGCGTGACACCAGGCAAGGGTGGCATCCACATCGAGGGGATACCGGTCTTCAACACCGTGGCCGAGGCGGTGAAGTACACCAACGCCAACGTCTCCATGATTTTCGTGCCGCCGCCGGGGGCTGCCGACGCCATCCTCGAGTCGGCTGCGGCCGGTCTCGAACTCGCCGTCTGCATCACGGAGGGGATCCCGGTGCGGGACATGGTCCCGGTGAAGGCGGTACTCAAGCAGAGCAAGATGCGTCTGGTAGGACCCAACTGCCCCGGCGTGATCACGCCGGGCGAGTGCAAGATCGGCATCATGCCCGGGCACATCCACAAGCCCGGCAAGATCGGCGTTGTCTCGCGCTCCGGCACCCTCACCTATGAGGCGGTGAAGCAGCTCACCGACGTGGGGCTCGGACAGTCCACCTGCGTCGGGATCGGCGGCGACCCGATCATCGGCATGAACTTCATCGACGTGCTCAAGCTCTTCAACGAAGACCCGGGAACGGAAGGGGTATTCATGATCGGCGAAATCGGAGGATCCGCCGAGGAAGACGCCGCGCACTGGATCGAGGAGCACATGAAAAAACCGGTGGCGGCGTTCATAGCGGGGGTCACCGCGCCGCCGGGCAAGAGGATGGGGCATGCCGGCGCCATCATCACCGGGGGGAAGGGGAAGGCGGAAGACAAGATCCGCACCCTCACCGAGTGCGGCGTCACCGTCGCTTCCAGCCCCACCAAGATGGGGGAGGCGATGCAGGCCGCCCTCGCCGCCAAGGGAAACGGCAAAAAGAAGTGATCCTGCCTGGCGCAGCGTTAAAAAGGGCACCTCCCGGATGGGGGGTGCCCTTTGCTTTGCCTACGCGGCATCTTCCGCCGGATGCGCACATCGTCAACAACATCCCTCACCCGCCCTTCGGGCACCCTCTCCCAGGGGGAGAGGGGACCAGGGGAGGACCTTCGTTAACTCCCGCCCTTTAGGCACCCTCTCCCAGAGGGAGAGGGACCAGGGGGAGGTTCTCCGCTAACTTTCTTCGCCAAGCCTCGCCGCCAGGGGCGAAACCTTGCCCACTGGTATCCGGTCCTCGCACGGAACCTTGGTCTGGCACAGGCCGCAGCCCGTGCAGTGTACCCCGTACCGTTCGCCGACGGCGGCGGGAACCGCTCCATAGACATAGCCGCGGCAGATCCCTTTGTCGTGCCCCTCCCTTGACAGGGCGCCGACCGGACAGCGCCCGATGCACGCTCCGCAGCTCCCCTCCCGATACCAGAGACAGTTGGACCTGTGGTCACTCCAGGGCCGCTTGGACGGCTCGATGGCGAGGTCGGTGACGACACTCCCCAGGCGATGCGCGATCCCGCGCGGCGTGATGAGGGCATCGTTGAGGCTGAAAGTTCCCAGGCCGGCGGCGTAGGCGGCGTGACGCTCGGACCAGGAAGACGCGATCCCGACCGGGGAATCCGGGTACTCACGCCACGCCGGATGCAGCTGTGGAGCGAAGGCGTGATGCCCCGCATCGACCAGGAACCGAACCACCTGGCGGCGCAGGGCCGCGTTGAACGCTTCCCCGTGCTCCCTGGTGAGCGCCCACGCGCGGGAGGGATAGGTCGTCTCGGCGCGGTTGCCGCGTCGGGTCTCTTCAGAGATGGGCAGAGCCCAGCAGATAACGGTGGCAGGCTGCCAGGGCGGGGTTTCTTCCCGCGCCAGTTCCGTCGGGGTGAGATGGAACGAGCCGATCACCGCCTTGTACTGTGTGAAAAGCGGATCATCCGCTGCCGCGAACCCGATCAAAGGCTCAGCGAAATATGGTGCATCGTCTCCCGGGAACCGGTTGCCCCGCTCCTCTCCCACAAAGCTCATGATCATCCGGCAAAGCGTGTCTCTCATCCGTGGCACCTCCTGGAAAAAGAAAAACGGCAATTAACATACCACGTTCTAGGGCGGCGGCCACTTTTTATTGTCAGTACGGGGAGCCGTCCGGTCGAGGCGGCGGCCCTGAATCACATTATTTTCCTCAAATTCGGCACCTTTTGTTTACAGCCCGTCTCAAGTACATACCACTCATCCCGATAAGGGAACTGCATGACTGAAACATCGTTCGGCGGAAGCGGCTATCTGCCGCAGCATCGGCAAGGAGAAGGAAATGAAGGAAATCCTGAATATTTACCTCAACCTCACCATCAAGTTTAGGCTCAGCCTGCTGTGCATCTGCTACAGCCTCTGTCTGGTTGCCACAGCGATTGCCGCCCAAGCCGACTCCCTGCTGATCAAGTATGGCTCCCTCGCCCTCTTCATCCTCCTGGGCGGCATCTTCGGAGCGATTAACATCTGGTCCATCAGGACACCGCTGGTGCGGACCATGAGATACCTGGAGACCATGGCGCAGGGGGACCTGAGCGAAGAGATCGTGGTCAACCGCCGCAACGAGATCAGCGACATGCTGAGGGCCCTGCAGAAACTGCAGGCTTCCATGCGGGGGATGATCCAGGGGATCCAGCAGACCGCAGACGAACTAGCCAGCGCATCCAGTCAACTGAGCAATACCTCGCTCAGGATGGCGGAGGGGACGGTGCACGCTTCGGAGCAGTCCAGCTCCGTCTCCAGCGCCGTCGGAGAGATGGCTGGCGTCAGCAGCGACATCGCGCTCAGCTGCCAAAAGATGGCCGACCGGGCGGGAAGCACCAGCACCGCGACCAGCAAGGGGGAAGAGACCATCACGCGCATGACATCGGTGATGGGAGAGATCGAGCAGATGGTGTCGGGCACGGTCGACGCCGTCAAGGCCCTGGGCGCCAACTCGGACAAGATCGGAAACATCGTGGTCGCCATCGAAGACATCGCCGACCAGACCAACCTCCTGGCGCTCAATGCCGCCATCGAGGCCGCGCGGGCCGGCGAACAGGGACGCGGCTTCGCGGTGGTCGCCGACGAGGTCAGGAGGCTGGCGGAACGCACCACCTCGTCCACCCGCGAAGTGCAGTCGATAATCGCGTCGTTGCAGGGGGATGTGAAAAACGTGGTGGCGCTGATGGAGCGCAGCGCAACCAGTGTCAGAAGCGGCACCGACGACGTACAGCATTCCAGCCACGCCATCGGGACCATCAAGGAACATATCACCCCGCTCTTGGAGTACGTCTCGCAGGTTGCCACCGCGGCCGAACAGCAGTCCGCGACCACCACCAACATCTCCGAGAGCATGCGCCAGATCATCGGGGTGGTGCAGGAAACGGCGGGGGGCGCGCAGGAATCCGCCCGGGCCGCGGAGGATCTCGCCAACTCGGCGCGGTCGCTGCAAAACATGGTGAACCAGTTCAAGGTCGCGGCGTAAAGGCGGGAGTCGTTTAACAGGGATGAAGGGGATGAAAGGGATGAAAGCCCGTTGCTTCGGCTTTCCCCTCTATCCCCTTCATCCCTGTTGGAATCAGACGTGGAATTTGCGGGCGAGATCGTTGTCGATGACGTAAACGCAGATTTCCTTGGCGCACTGCTTGGTGTACTTGAACTTCTCTGAACTGAGGTTGTTGATCAGGAAGGTGACGTCATCCCTGATCCGCTTGTCGTAGGTCTTGAAGGTTTCGGTGTCGAAATCCTTGATGGCACGACGGAAGTTGGCGTTCTCCAGGAACGGCTCCAGAACTTTCTCCTTCAGATTGAAGACGTAACGGTCGTGCAGCGACTGGAACAGCGCGGTATCCTGCGCCCGTTTCCCCTCCACCATGATCTCCTGGGTCAACGTCCTGCCGGTGTACTCGCGCTGGGTCTCCTGCCTGAAAGCGAACCGCGCCTCGTCCTCCACCTTGGCGCCCAGCAGGCGCCGCTCGATCCCCGCCAGAAACTCCTCGGTGATTTCCAGCTTCTCCCCGGTGAACCGGCAGACCTCGACCGCGCCTGGCTCGAAGTTGACCGCGAACATGTAGTGCAGGATGTCGCGCTCGATCTGGGCCTCGTTGTAGTAGTAGAGCGCCTCCTTCACCTCCTGGAGCACCACGTAGTCGTAGTTGTGCACCAGCGATTCCATGAACCCGTCCGGGATCGACTCCTTCAGCTCTTTGTGCCAGCGGGTGAAGAACGTGGACAGGTTGTTCATCGTGATCATCTTGTCCTTTCTGGCATAGGCCGAGTAGAAGTCGGAGAAGATCTTGATCGACTCGCGCCCCGAGAAGCCGTGGTCCCCTTCATGCTCGCTCTCGGCGATGATTTTCTTCCTCCGCTTCGCGTTCAGCCGCTTCCTGTCCTCCTCGGAGAGCCACTCGGGGATGTGCCCGGTATAGATCTCCATCTTCAGGATCTGCAGGTTCTCGTCGCAGTAGAGCCGGTACTT
Encoded here:
- the msrA gene encoding peptide-methionine (S)-S-oxide reductase MsrA is translated as MRGPILLASAILLILALAGSSSAAQLQKATFAGGCFWCMEHPFDELPGVVSVTSGYTGGQVKNPTYEEVSAGGTGHAESVQVLYDPAKISYDKLLSHYWHNIDPTVKDRQFCDVGHQYRSAIFYHNEEQKRLALQSKQALEKSRQLKAPIQTEIVAATEFYPAEEYHQHYYKKNPLRYSYYRLSCGRDHRLKELWGDQAGK
- the msrB gene encoding peptide-methionine (R)-S-oxide reductase MsrB, which codes for MRNAKFILGLLCFVAAAIGIEADAASRIKVYSAEKGSYIMSDEVVKTNAEWKKILTPEQYHILREKGTERAFTGKYAATHDHGIYRCAGCGLDLFKSEDKFESGTGWPSFTQPIVKENVKTETDRSFFSTRTEVLCRRCGGHLGHVFNDGPKPTGLRYCMNSAALQFVATK
- the sucC gene encoding ADP-forming succinate--CoA ligase subunit beta yields the protein MNIHEYQAKEILNSFGIPIPRGRVALTADQVERAAKEMGGRCVVKAQIYAGGRGKAGGVKLVHHPEQAQEYAKELFGKTLVTPQTGPEGLKVRRILVEEAVEIAREFYLSITLDRSTSRYVLIASAEGGMEIEEVASRTPEKIHTLAIDPFLGLRSYQARQIALQLGLSGSVCEDCVNLIQNLYRVCLEKDCALVEINPLVVTRAGWLMAMDAKITFDDNAIFRHREYPDMMDYSQLDPLEINAGKYDLAYIKLSGSIGCLVNGAGLAMATLDVLKEYGGEPANFLDVGGGATREKVAEAFKIILQDADVKGIFVNIFGGIMRCDVIAHGIIEAASEVNCTLPIVVRMDGSQVEEGKRLLTESGLNVQCSDNLGDAASKIVGMLG
- the sucD gene encoding succinate--CoA ligase subunit alpha, producing the protein MSILINNASRIVVQGITGRSGLFHTQQCREYGSNIVAGVTPGKGGIHIEGIPVFNTVAEAVKYTNANVSMIFVPPPGAADAILESAAAGLELAVCITEGIPVRDMVPVKAVLKQSKMRLVGPNCPGVITPGECKIGIMPGHIHKPGKIGVVSRSGTLTYEAVKQLTDVGLGQSTCVGIGGDPIIGMNFIDVLKLFNEDPGTEGVFMIGEIGGSAEEDAAHWIEEHMKKPVAAFIAGVTAPPGKRMGHAGAIITGGKGKAEDKIRTLTECGVTVASSPTKMGEAMQAALAAKGNGKKK
- a CDS encoding epoxyqueuosine reductase; translated protein: MRDTLCRMIMSFVGEERGNRFPGDDAPYFAEPLIGFAAADDPLFTQYKAVIGSFHLTPTELAREETPPWQPATVICWALPISEETRRGNRAETTYPSRAWALTREHGEAFNAALRRQVVRFLVDAGHHAFAPQLHPAWREYPDSPVGIASSWSERHAAYAAGLGTFSLNDALITPRGIAHRLGSVVTDLAIEPSKRPWSDHRSNCLWYREGSCGACIGRCPVGALSREGHDKGICRGYVYGAVPAAVGERYGVHCTGCGLCQTKVPCEDRIPVGKVSPLAARLGEES
- a CDS encoding methyl-accepting chemotaxis protein, which produces MKEILNIYLNLTIKFRLSLLCICYSLCLVATAIAAQADSLLIKYGSLALFILLGGIFGAINIWSIRTPLVRTMRYLETMAQGDLSEEIVVNRRNEISDMLRALQKLQASMRGMIQGIQQTADELASASSQLSNTSLRMAEGTVHASEQSSSVSSAVGEMAGVSSDIALSCQKMADRAGSTSTATSKGEETITRMTSVMGEIEQMVSGTVDAVKALGANSDKIGNIVVAIEDIADQTNLLALNAAIEAARAGEQGRGFAVVADEVRRLAERTTSSTREVQSIIASLQGDVKNVVALMERSATSVRSGTDDVQHSSHAIGTIKEHITPLLEYVSQVATAAEQQSATTTNISESMRQIIGVVQETAGGAQESARAAEDLANSARSLQNMVNQFKVAA